In Brachionichthys hirsutus isolate HB-005 chromosome 5, CSIRO-AGI_Bhir_v1, whole genome shotgun sequence, a single genomic region encodes these proteins:
- the LOC137894162 gene encoding ADP-dependent glucokinase-like, protein MERGAAAERFFRDKEAFQGIAGAAAESLGAQLFVGGNAALMGQKLASYPSLSVLLCGPIGPKLHELLDERMIVPPESLQETDEFHLIMEFQAGETWGSTEAPRANRFIFSHDMSNGRMSSLETFVASLAGFQPELVVLSCFHMMEGLGRDTWEGRLRESVSIMSAVPKGTPIHLELGSMADKDYMNRILLEFMPLVSSMGLNEQELLFLSQAGRGPHADMASWEGVPDVGGVSDILFWILERYGRSGPPSEAKLTRVHFHTLAYHVLASVDGHWGNQRAAVMAGARVATSQACGPQAVDVSKVELRAPLEFHSSYFEPRETLSLNPSEPVAVWRRGNVTFCLAPVLVCLEPLRTVGLGDAISAEGLMYSEFKAQWAL, encoded by the exons ATGGAAAGGGGCGCAGCCGCCGAGCGCTTCTTCCGCGACAAGGAGGCGTTTCAGGGGATCGCGGGCGCTGCAGCGGAGAGCCTCGGTGCACAG CTGTTCGTTGGAGGGAACGCTGCCCTCATGGGCCAGAAGCTCGCTAGCTACCCCAGCCTGTCG gtctTGCTCTGTGGCCCAATCGGACCTAAACTTCACGAGCTGCTGGACGAGCGAATGATCGTACCCCCCGAGTCTCTGCAGGAGACGGACGAGTTCCACCTCATCATGGAGTTCCAGGCAG GCGAAACGTGGGGGTCGACCGAGGCGCCGCGAGCGAACCGCTTCATCTTCTCTCACGACATGTCCAACGGGAGGATGAGCTCCCTGGAGACCTTCGTGGCGAGCTTGGCCGGGTTCCAGCCGGAGCTGGTCGTCCTGTCGTGCTTCCACATGATGGAGGGTCTGGGCAGAGACACGTGGGAGGGCCGGCTGAGAGAG TCCGTGTCCATCATGTCTGCCGTACCTAAAGGTACTCCCATCCACCTGGAGCTGGGAAGCATGGCCGACAAAGATTACATGAACCGCATCTTGCTGGAG TTCATGCCCCTGGTCAGCTCCATGGGGCTGAACGAGCAggagctgctcttcctctcccagGCCGGCCGGGGGCCGCACGCAGACATGGCTTCGTGGGAAGGCGTTCCTGACGTAGGAGGGGTCAGCGACATCCTCTTCTGGATCCTGGAGCGCTACGGTCGCAGCGGACCCCCGTCGGAGGCCAAGCTGACCCGCGTTCACTTCCACACGCTGGCCTACCACGTCCTGGCTTCGGTGGACGGCCACTGGGGTAACCAGCGGGCGGCGGTGATGGCGGGGGCGCGGGTGGCCACCAGTCAGGCCTGTGGCCCCCAGGCTGTTGATGTCAGCAAGGTGGAGCTCAGAGCGCCGCTGGAGTTTCACAGCTCCTACTTTGAGCCCCGAGAGACGCTGTCCCTGAATCCATCGGAGCCGGTCGCGGTGTGGCGCCGCGGGAACGTCACATTCTGCCTGGCGCCGGTGCTCGTCTGTCTGGAGCCGCTTCGGACGGTCGGGCTCGGGGACGCCATTTCAGCCGAGGGGCTGATGTACTCTGAGTTTAAGGCCCAGTGGGCTCTCTGA
- the LOC137894055 gene encoding uncharacterized protein: MKIPVIDFGAYSLDEKEVPEEPMHNLSRQLKAALTEVGFVFLKNTGITQKEMERVLDKSQEFFQQPDELKRPFSWANFNNPNHGWVFNEEERLNPLRPPDLKECFNVGLLQPDIKWPPVAEFWEVITSFFHRSKELGLRLLTAMAHSLDLDPQVFLGAHRFVGTNKNPSIVRLLFYPPVNREKVKDSQLRCGEHSDYGTVTLLFQNNEGLQVRTRSGEYIDVPVIPGAILINIGDLMQRWTSDQFTSAPHRVLLPAAGASNTRLSVAFFLNPDDEALITCVDGSNKYPPVTGHAYVMKRIYASLQ; encoded by the exons ATGAAGATCCCAGTGATCGACTTTGGCGCCTACAGCCTGGATGAGAAGGAAGTCCCTGAGGAGCCGATGCACAACTTGAGTCGACAGCTGAAAGCAGCACTTACAGAAGTCggttttgttttcctgaagAACACTGGGATCACTCAGAAGGAG ATGGAACGCGTTCTGGACAAATCCCAGGAATTCTTCCAGCAACCCGATGAACTGAAACGACCTTTCAGCTGGGCAAATTTTAACAACCCCAATCACGGCTGGGTTTTTAATGAGGAAGAGAG GTTGAATCCGCTTCGACCCCCAGACCTAAAGGAGTGCTTCAACGTTGGCCTACTTCAGCCTGATATT AAATGGCCGCCCGTCGCAGAATTCTGGGAGGTCATAACTTCTTTCTTCCACCGTAGTAAAGAGCTCGGTCTGCGGCTGCTAACAGCGATGGCCCACAGCCTGGACCTGGACCCCCAGGTGTTCCTCGGCGCTCATCGTTTTGTTGGAA CAAATAAAAATCCCTCAATAGTGCGGCTGCTGTTTTACCCTCCGGTGAACAGGGAGAAAGTGAAGGACAGTCAGCTGCGATGTGGAGAGCATTCGGACTACGGCACCGTCACGCTGTTGTTTCAGAATAACGAAGGGCTGCAG GTGCGTACTCGTTCAGGTGAATATATTGACGTTCCCGTCATCCCCGGAGCCATCCTCATCAATATCGGTGACCTGATGCAGCGCTGGACCAGCGATCAGTTCACCTCTGCA CCACACAGAGTTCTGCTGCCCGCTGCTGGAGCCTCCAACACACGTCTGTCTGTGGCTTTCTTCCTCAATCCGGATGATGAAGCTCTGATCACCTGCGTGGACGGTTCCAACAAATACCCTCCAGTCACAGGACATGCCTACGTCATGAAACGCATTTATGCCTCTTTACAGTGA